Genomic DNA from Thermomicrobiales bacterium:
CTTCCCAGCCAACCCCAGGGACCGTCGAACAGCGCCAGATCGTCGTCCGTGAACGTTAGTACATAGTCGAATCCGGAGGCGTCGAGTGCCGCGCGCACCGGCCGACCTGCTGCCGCGGTTCCCAGAGCAGCGACACCCGAGGGAATCATCCCGGCAAACCAGTCGAATTCGGCGGTGTCGAACGGAGCCACTGCCGCCAGGGTGGCGCATGCCCGCACCCGGTCTCCCAGCACCGCCGCGCACCCGAGCGCGAACGATCCGCCGCCCGAGCTCCCCATCACCCCGAACCGGTCGATCCCGAGCGCGTCCGCTATGTGCCCGACATCACGCGCGACCGACGCGATGGTCCGCCCCGCGTTCACGGTCGATCCACCGTATCCCGGCCGATCGACGCCGATCCAGCGTACGCCCAGTCGCTCCGCTGCCGGGAACAACGGCTCCGGCGGCCAGCCAAGACCGGGCGTCCCATGATGCCAAACCACTACGTTCCGGTTGTCTCCATCCTGCCCGGTGTCATAGACATGCAGGGTGCGTCCGTCAGGAAGCAGAACGTCCCGTTCGATCATGGAAGCCCTTTGTCGGCGACGCTGTCATCGGTCAGCCGCGAAACAGATATGGTCCCGGACGCAACTGCCCGGCCATTGGTCATGAAATGATCGCTGGAACGCGAACCGCGCGCTACACCCGATTGCGCAACCGCGGGTTCGCCAGCTCGTCGAGCCCAACCGCGGTCAGGAACAACCCGGTGAAGAGCACCGCGATGATGATGATCGGCGGCACCCACCACCACCACCAGCCGTTGATGATGGCGGCGTTGTAGTTCACCCAATAGAGCGTCATGCCGAGGGTTGGCGCTTCGAACGGACCGAGCCCGAGCATTTCCAGCCCAATGGCGGCCAGCACCGCCGCCGAGATCGAACCCACCAGACCCGCCACCAGATAGGGCAGCAGGTTCGGCAACAACTCCTTGTAAATCACCTCGCGCCCGGTCATACCGGAGAGCTTGGCGATCTGCACGTAGCCGCGTTCTTTCAGCGTGAGCACCTGCGCGCGCACGATACGCGCCGGATAAAGCCACGCCAGACACGAAATGGCAAAGGTCATCTGGTTGACCGTCATACCGGCTTGCGA
This window encodes:
- a CDS encoding alpha/beta hydrolase — protein: MIERDVLLPDGRTLHVYDTGQDGDNRNVVVWHHGTPGLGWPPEPLFPAAERLGVRWIGVDRPGYGGSTVNAGRTIASVARDVGHIADALGIDRFGVMGSSGGGSFALGCAAVLGDRVRACATLAAVAPFDTAEFDWFAGMIPSGVAALGTAAAGRPVRAALDASGFDYVLTFTDDDLALFDGPWGWLGSVAGGARDAGPWGEIDDDVCYTHAWECDPADIQCPALVFHGTDDTVVPARHGIWLAERCPTASLRLIDGASHFTIMHQAEHAFEWLQR